The Archangium lipolyticum genome contains a region encoding:
- a CDS encoding chemotaxis protein CheW → MAGDESSGKIDYAALRRKLDEAQAVLEGAQVLSPERRREVLAERARALAESRHEERRETMSVLAFRVGGERYAVPIDAVDHVLESRGLCPLPGSPRYVLGALVSRSRVVPVLDLRHVLGLEGGGMSDLTRVVVVEVSEEFFGLAAEEVDGRQELARAELSHPPPGPFTFLTRERLMVLDLEQLADPAAVGRG, encoded by the coding sequence ATGGCCGGCGACGAGTCGAGCGGGAAGATCGACTACGCGGCACTGCGCCGCAAGCTGGACGAGGCGCAGGCCGTGCTCGAGGGCGCGCAGGTGCTCAGCCCGGAGCGCCGCCGCGAGGTCCTCGCCGAGCGCGCGCGCGCGCTGGCCGAGTCACGTCACGAGGAGCGCCGGGAGACGATGTCGGTGCTGGCCTTCCGCGTGGGCGGGGAGCGTTACGCGGTGCCCATTGACGCGGTGGACCACGTGCTGGAGTCCAGGGGGCTGTGCCCGCTGCCGGGCTCGCCCCGGTACGTGCTGGGCGCGCTGGTGTCGCGCTCGCGGGTGGTGCCGGTGTTGGACTTGAGGCACGTGCTCGGCCTGGAGGGGGGCGGCATGTCGGACCTGACGCGCGTGGTGGTGGTGGAGGTGTCCGAGGAGTTCTTCGGGCTGGCGGCGGAGGAGGTGGACGGACGGCAGGAGCTGGCCCGCGCGGAGCTGTCGCATCCGCCACCGGGGCCCTTCACGTTCCTCACCCGGGAGCGGCTGATGGTGCTCGACCTCGAGCAGCTGGCCGATCCCGCCGCCGTGGGGCGGGGATAG
- a CDS encoding response regulator has product MKVLIVEDTKTITNLIQVYLMGWGLEFFEASNGVQGLARAREIKPDLIISDVQMPEMDGFALCAAVRADPILFATPFVMLTSLKDDASRQRGRLVGASAFLNKPVAVDDLREKVRSILKLPASKY; this is encoded by the coding sequence ATGAAGGTGCTGATCGTCGAGGACACGAAGACCATCACCAACCTCATCCAGGTGTACTTGATGGGGTGGGGGCTGGAGTTCTTCGAGGCGAGCAATGGCGTGCAAGGGCTCGCGCGTGCCCGGGAGATCAAGCCGGATCTGATCATTTCCGACGTGCAGATGCCGGAGATGGATGGCTTCGCGCTGTGCGCGGCGGTGAGGGCGGATCCGATCCTCTTCGCCACGCCCTTCGTGATGCTCACCTCGCTCAAGGATGACGCGAGCCGCCAGCGGGGACGCCTGGTGGGGGCGAGCGCCTTTCTCAACAAGCCGGTGGCGGTGGACGATCTGCGCGAGAAGGTGCGCAGCATCCTGAAGCTCCCCGCCAGCAAGTACTAG
- a CDS encoding methyl-accepting chemotaxis protein, whose amino-acid sequence MKPPAIQRLDMRRLSLRTKILAITGVSGTLVAGILVAAFSLQVRESLEAEFSKRATAASRELAHHLAIATWARDEAGIERATAATLRNNPDVAYVVVRDRQGEILGHASARPQEDAGRLPKAPGQDEKEERVLLVSNRAVQEASAPVFFEPRAPNGGADSKTQVGTVQVGMELDVLDGTVSRMVWRALGLALLSLAGCLAAVAALCRVLIIPLERLARAAAGIAAGDLRQQIDISGTDEIGDLARSFGTMAEVLTDLLKDLRSAAAEMEREATNVLATSSQQSAMANEQASAIHETGATVAEIAQTSKQATSFADTVIGGTQRSESLSAEGQKVVGESVSAMEKLSEQVKAIALAITDLNEQTLQIGDIITTVKDVAEQSNLLALNASIEAAKAGDQGRGFAVVAMEMRTLAEQSKMAANQVRALLGEVQKGTRAAVTATEEGSRRALAAMEMAQSAGSAIVGLSDLIRESSSAARQIAGNTRQQTIGVEQIAAAMNELTIAMQDNVEGTKRIEQVAGNLSNLSKRFSDLVGKYQL is encoded by the coding sequence ATGAAGCCGCCCGCGATCCAGCGGCTGGACATGCGGCGGCTCAGCCTGCGGACCAAGATTCTGGCCATCACCGGAGTCTCGGGCACGCTCGTGGCGGGCATCCTCGTGGCCGCTTTCTCGCTACAGGTGCGCGAGTCGCTCGAGGCCGAGTTCTCCAAGCGTGCCACCGCGGCCAGCCGCGAGCTGGCGCACCACCTGGCCATCGCCACGTGGGCGCGGGACGAGGCGGGCATCGAGCGCGCCACGGCCGCCACCCTCCGGAACAACCCGGACGTGGCGTACGTGGTGGTGAGGGATCGCCAGGGAGAGATCCTCGGCCACGCCTCGGCGCGGCCCCAGGAGGACGCGGGGCGGCTCCCCAAGGCCCCGGGGCAGGATGAGAAGGAGGAGCGCGTCCTGCTGGTCAGCAACCGGGCCGTGCAGGAGGCGTCCGCCCCCGTCTTCTTCGAGCCGCGTGCCCCCAATGGCGGGGCGGACTCGAAGACGCAGGTGGGCACGGTGCAGGTGGGCATGGAGCTGGACGTGCTGGATGGGACCGTGTCGCGCATGGTGTGGCGCGCGCTCGGCCTGGCCCTGCTGTCGCTGGCCGGGTGCCTGGCGGCGGTGGCCGCGTTGTGCCGCGTGCTCATCATCCCGCTGGAGCGGCTGGCGCGCGCGGCGGCCGGCATCGCGGCGGGAGACCTGCGGCAGCAGATCGACATCAGCGGCACCGACGAGATTGGAGACCTGGCGCGCAGCTTCGGCACCATGGCGGAGGTGCTGACGGACCTGCTCAAGGATCTGCGCAGCGCGGCGGCGGAGATGGAGCGCGAGGCCACCAACGTGCTGGCCACCTCCTCGCAGCAGTCCGCCATGGCCAACGAGCAGGCCTCCGCCATCCACGAGACGGGCGCCACGGTGGCGGAGATCGCCCAGACGTCCAAGCAGGCCACCTCCTTCGCGGACACGGTCATCGGCGGCACCCAGCGCTCGGAGTCCCTGAGCGCCGAGGGCCAGAAGGTGGTCGGCGAGAGCGTGTCCGCCATGGAGAAGCTCAGCGAGCAGGTGAAGGCCATCGCCCTGGCCATCACCGACCTCAACGAGCAGACGCTGCAGATCGGCGACATCATCACCACGGTGAAGGACGTGGCCGAGCAGTCCAACCTGCTGGCGCTCAACGCCTCCATCGAGGCGGCCAAGGCGGGAGACCAGGGCCGTGGCTTCGCGGTGGTGGCCATGGAGATGCGCACCCTGGCGGAGCAGTCGAAGATGGCCGCCAATCAGGTGCGCGCCCTGCTCGGTGAGGTGCAGAAGGGCACCCGTGCCGCCGTGACGGCCACCGAGGAGGGCAGCCGCCGCGCCCTGGCCGCCATGGAAATGGCCCAGAGCGCGGGCTCGGCCATCGTCGGCCTGTCGGATCTCATCCGCGAGTCGTCGTCGGCGGCGCGGCAGATCGCCGGCAACACCCGGCAACAGACCATTGGCGTGGAGCAGATCGCCGCGGCGATGAACGAGCTCACCATCGCCATGCAAGACAATGTCGAGGGCACCAAGCGCATCGAGCAGGTGGCGGGCAACCTGTCCAACCTCTCCAAGCGCTTCTCGGACCTCGTTGGAAAGTACCAGCTATGA
- a CDS encoding CheR family methyltransferase, with the protein MKEPARVERLDEQTLSGLESVLRAACGMVLAPSVRRSLRTALTRAAESQGLPAADFLQRLLARDTAAVETFIGYAVIGETYFFRHPEQLRELSRLAALHVGPFLVWSAGCASGEEPYSIAMSLLAAGVQPDNVRVVGTDVSNRALERARQATYSPWSVRRMEPELERRFLSLRPDSVSVPPEVRARVELRRHNLVTDAPPVAGAQAVFCRNVLIYFPTHVIPEVVERLILALAPGGWLFLSPAEVPFAKGLGLEEHEVGGQLILRKPLPGERVALRASRPGPLRIATRAPSPLRRVLAPSHTARAAEAPAAPRALVTEALPPAVSSPASSPPPVPETLTRALTAAREGHFEQAEELARLAARELSPEAYLLLAMVSEGRGDVQGAVAAVRKALYLEPQLAIGHAMLVALYGRLGHPEEAERARRNALRALEGLDDEHVLRGVETMTAGGLRRALVPGTMQGKSGAR; encoded by the coding sequence GTGAAGGAGCCGGCGCGCGTGGAGCGTCTCGATGAGCAGACGCTGAGCGGACTTGAGTCCGTCCTGCGCGCGGCATGCGGCATGGTGCTGGCCCCCAGCGTGCGCCGCTCCCTGCGTACCGCCCTGACGCGCGCCGCCGAGTCCCAGGGGCTGCCCGCCGCCGACTTCCTCCAGCGGCTGCTGGCCCGGGATACCGCGGCGGTGGAGACCTTCATCGGCTACGCCGTCATTGGCGAGACGTACTTCTTCCGCCATCCGGAGCAGCTGCGCGAGCTGTCGCGCCTGGCCGCCCTGCACGTGGGGCCCTTCCTCGTCTGGAGCGCCGGGTGCGCCAGTGGGGAGGAGCCCTACAGCATCGCCATGTCCCTGCTGGCCGCGGGCGTCCAGCCCGACAACGTCCGCGTGGTGGGCACGGACGTATCCAACCGGGCCCTCGAGCGCGCCCGGCAGGCCACGTACTCCCCCTGGTCCGTGCGGCGCATGGAGCCGGAGCTGGAGCGGCGTTTCCTCTCCCTCCGGCCGGACTCCGTCTCCGTGCCTCCCGAGGTGCGCGCCCGGGTGGAGCTCCGGCGGCACAACCTCGTCACGGATGCGCCGCCCGTGGCCGGTGCGCAGGCCGTCTTCTGCCGCAACGTCCTCATCTACTTCCCCACCCACGTCATCCCCGAGGTGGTCGAGCGGCTCATCCTGGCGCTCGCGCCCGGCGGTTGGCTCTTCCTCTCTCCGGCCGAGGTGCCCTTCGCCAAGGGCCTGGGGTTGGAGGAGCATGAGGTGGGGGGGCAGCTCATCCTGCGCAAGCCCCTCCCCGGCGAGCGGGTCGCCCTGCGCGCCTCCAGGCCCGGACCCCTCCGGATCGCGACGCGGGCGCCGAGCCCGCTGCGGCGGGTGCTGGCTCCCTCCCATACCGCTCGGGCCGCCGAGGCTCCGGCCGCTCCACGGGCCCTGGTGACCGAGGCCCTCCCACCGGCCGTGTCCTCCCCTGCTTCCTCCCCGCCCCCGGTACCGGAGACGCTGACGCGGGCGCTGACCGCGGCGCGCGAGGGACATTTCGAGCAGGCGGAGGAGCTCGCCCGGCTGGCGGCTCGGGAGCTGTCACCCGAGGCCTACCTGCTGCTGGCCATGGTGTCCGAAGGGCGGGGGGACGTGCAGGGGGCCGTGGCCGCGGTTCGCAAGGCGCTCTATCTGGAGCCACAACTGGCCATCGGCCATGCCATGCTCGTGGCGCTGTATGGACGGCTGGGACACCCCGAAGAGGCAGAGCGGGCCCGGCGCAACGCCCTCCGGGCGCTGGAAGGTTTGGATGACGAGCACGTGCTGCGAGGCGTGGAGACGATGACGGCCGGTGGACTGCGGCGGGCGCTCGTGCCGGGGACGATGCAGGGAAAGTCGGGGGCGAGATGA
- a CDS encoding chemotaxis protein CheW, which translates to MVDSPSMTAEAQARRASVQKRLALLEEEVVRLRRELATLGEAQRLPGLFLTVEVAGTTALLPVEAVVEVVRLVAIEPLPAAQPHVLGTMLYRGTPAVVVDLAAMLRVRREPDLDAHLVICSGPRTVALLVDRVRDLVESPLLVDGGEGDAPTSWDGTGLMAGLCRTPEGIRPLLRASAVLAISEGS; encoded by the coding sequence ATGGTCGATTCCCCTTCGATGACGGCTGAAGCCCAGGCGAGGCGTGCGTCGGTACAGAAACGCCTGGCGTTGCTGGAAGAAGAGGTCGTCCGGCTCCGGCGGGAGCTGGCCACGCTCGGCGAGGCCCAACGGCTGCCGGGTCTCTTCCTGACAGTGGAAGTTGCGGGCACCACGGCGCTGCTGCCCGTGGAGGCCGTGGTGGAGGTGGTGCGCCTGGTGGCCATCGAGCCCCTGCCGGCGGCCCAGCCCCACGTGCTCGGCACCATGCTCTACCGGGGGACCCCCGCGGTGGTGGTGGATCTGGCCGCGATGCTCCGGGTGCGCAGGGAACCCGACCTGGACGCACATCTGGTCATCTGTAGTGGCCCGCGCACGGTGGCGCTGCTGGTGGACCGGGTGCGCGATCTGGTGGAGTCCCCGCTGCTGGTGGATGGCGGCGAGGGTGATGCCCCCACGTCCTGGGATGGGACGGGGCTGATGGCGGGCCTGTGCCGTACCCCCGAAGGCATCCGGCCGCTGCTGCGCGCCTCGGCCGTGCTGGCCATTTCGGAGGGGTCGTGA
- a CDS encoding protein kinase domain-containing protein: MVTGDSQGPSDTGADPLIGRTLNGRFSILEPIGIGGMGRVYRAQQTPLDRVVALKVLNPNFPTSKDPGFQKRFLREASLSSKLRHPNTVTVIDYGQTDDGIYYIAMEYLEGRTLGQVLSDVGPLPWARALNIAQQVCRSLREAHNQGIVHRDLKPANIMLLNEADQDLVKVLDFGLVKSIAPGSEETPNPEITQSGTFLGSPAYMAPEQARNESDVRSDVYSLGVVLYQMLVGRPPFVSKDHIELIFAHHKELPPALSSVRPDISVPQEIETLVRRCLAKDPAQRFQTMDELLEAMRGASMAAGGHSGIFKRPGGHTTTGPHKTPLFAGIAGEPPSGGDTIAVDISVEVPPDMKKARRRTLLLGGLVGGGIAVALTGGLLLSSGLFSPKPPPAETVAPAAQAAAPAVEKAPVEVVRFQLMSKPNGARVSYKGQERGTTPMVLEIPKEAGQDTVTAEFTFALDGYQTETVITGGSGEVVFAQKMQRARGGSSASARNANAGSRVEQASARSGESQTVAAMGSSISAPVMLESDPPPAPVPAGAAKPGAESTGGQTVAASALAKSAIPVGDGPVPYQDGMPRLVQLEGKDIVYTREALAARVEGLMVVKCVITRQGRVDNCRVIKGLPHMNEAVVASLQSRLYKPIALEGKPVAVDYVFTVRLVAPRRR, translated from the coding sequence ATGGTGACCGGCGACTCGCAGGGTCCGAGTGATACCGGGGCGGATCCTCTCATCGGGCGGACGCTCAACGGCCGCTTCAGCATCCTCGAGCCGATTGGCATCGGGGGGATGGGTCGGGTCTACCGTGCCCAGCAGACGCCCTTGGATCGGGTGGTCGCGCTCAAGGTGCTCAACCCCAATTTCCCCACCAGCAAGGATCCGGGCTTCCAGAAGCGCTTCCTGCGCGAGGCCTCGCTGTCCTCGAAGCTCCGCCACCCCAACACGGTGACGGTGATCGACTACGGGCAGACGGACGACGGCATCTACTACATCGCCATGGAGTACCTGGAGGGGCGCACCCTCGGCCAGGTGCTTTCGGACGTGGGGCCGCTGCCCTGGGCGCGGGCGCTCAACATCGCCCAGCAGGTGTGCCGCTCGCTGCGCGAGGCCCACAACCAGGGCATCGTCCACCGCGACCTGAAGCCCGCCAACATCATGCTCCTCAACGAGGCCGATCAGGATCTCGTGAAGGTGTTGGACTTCGGCCTGGTGAAGTCCATTGCCCCGGGCTCCGAGGAGACGCCCAACCCGGAGATCACCCAGAGTGGCACCTTCCTGGGCTCCCCGGCGTACATGGCGCCGGAGCAGGCGCGCAACGAGTCGGACGTGCGCAGCGACGTGTACTCGCTGGGCGTGGTGCTCTACCAGATGCTGGTGGGGCGGCCGCCGTTCGTCTCGAAGGATCACATCGAGCTCATCTTCGCCCACCACAAGGAGCTGCCCCCGGCGCTCAGCTCCGTGCGGCCGGACATCTCCGTGCCCCAGGAGATCGAGACGCTGGTGCGCCGGTGCCTGGCGAAGGATCCGGCGCAGCGCTTCCAGACGATGGACGAGTTGCTGGAGGCGATGCGCGGGGCCAGCATGGCCGCGGGCGGCCACAGCGGCATCTTCAAGCGTCCGGGTGGGCATACCACCACGGGGCCGCACAAGACGCCGCTCTTCGCGGGCATCGCGGGCGAGCCCCCCTCGGGCGGCGACACGATCGCGGTGGACATCAGCGTGGAGGTGCCGCCGGACATGAAGAAGGCGCGCCGGCGCACGCTGCTGCTGGGAGGGCTGGTGGGCGGAGGCATCGCCGTGGCCCTCACGGGCGGCCTGCTGCTGTCCTCGGGCCTCTTCTCGCCCAAGCCCCCGCCGGCGGAGACGGTGGCACCGGCCGCCCAGGCCGCCGCGCCCGCCGTCGAGAAGGCTCCGGTGGAGGTGGTGCGCTTCCAGCTGATGAGCAAGCCCAACGGCGCGCGCGTCAGCTACAAGGGCCAGGAGCGCGGCACGACGCCGATGGTGCTGGAGATTCCCAAGGAGGCGGGCCAGGACACCGTCACCGCCGAGTTCACCTTCGCGCTCGACGGCTACCAGACGGAGACGGTCATCACCGGCGGCTCGGGCGAGGTCGTCTTCGCCCAGAAGATGCAGCGTGCGCGTGGGGGCTCGTCCGCCTCGGCGCGCAACGCGAACGCCGGGAGCCGGGTGGAGCAGGCCTCGGCCAGGTCGGGCGAGTCCCAAACGGTGGCGGCCATGGGCTCGTCCATCTCGGCGCCCGTGATGCTGGAGTCCGATCCGCCCCCGGCGCCGGTGCCCGCGGGAGCCGCGAAGCCCGGGGCGGAGTCCACGGGTGGCCAGACGGTGGCCGCGTCGGCGCTGGCCAAGAGCGCGATCCCCGTGGGTGACGGCCCCGTGCCCTACCAGGACGGCATGCCGCGCCTGGTGCAGCTCGAGGGCAAGGACATCGTCTACACGCGCGAGGCCCTCGCGGCCCGCGTCGAGGGGCTGATGGTGGTGAAGTGCGTCATCACCAGGCAGGGCCGGGTGGACAACTGCCGCGTCATCAAGGGCCTGCCGCACATGAACGAGGCGGTGGTGGCGTCGCTGCAGTCGCGCCTCTACAAGCCCATTGCCCTCGAGGGCAAGCCGGTGGCGGTGGACTACGTCTTCACCGTCCGGCTGGTGGCGCCGCGCCGCCGCTGA
- a CDS encoding HAD family hydrolase, whose translation MAIAFFDLDKTLLAVNSGALWIRRELEQGHITRVQALRASYWLARYHLGFVSMQDALVQAITHLQGMGERYLRERTVQFYEERVRSQFRPGALRALEEHRSAGDTLVLLTSSSGYLSELVARDLGLHAVLCNRFEVDVSGLCTGRPLGEVCFGEGKRTYALSFASEAGVELSACAFYTDSYSDLPVMEVVGRPVAVHPDRRLRREALRRGWPVVDWGVPGGGGDATLDVSSR comes from the coding sequence ATGGCGATCGCCTTCTTCGACCTGGACAAGACGCTGCTCGCGGTCAACTCGGGGGCCCTGTGGATCCGCCGCGAGCTGGAGCAGGGTCACATCACCCGGGTGCAGGCCTTGCGCGCCAGCTACTGGCTGGCCCGCTACCACCTGGGCTTCGTCTCCATGCAGGACGCGCTGGTGCAGGCCATCACCCACCTCCAGGGCATGGGCGAGCGGTACCTGCGTGAGCGCACCGTCCAGTTCTACGAGGAGCGGGTCCGCTCGCAGTTCCGGCCCGGCGCCCTGCGCGCCCTGGAGGAGCACCGCTCGGCCGGAGACACGCTCGTCCTGCTCACCTCGTCCTCGGGCTACCTGTCCGAGCTGGTGGCGAGAGACCTCGGCCTGCACGCGGTGCTCTGCAACCGCTTCGAGGTGGATGTCTCGGGGCTGTGCACCGGCCGCCCCCTGGGCGAGGTGTGCTTCGGCGAGGGCAAGCGTACCTACGCGCTGTCCTTCGCCTCGGAGGCCGGCGTCGAGCTGTCCGCGTGTGCCTTCTACACGGACTCGTACTCGGACCTGCCGGTGATGGAGGTGGTGGGCCGCCCCGTGGCCGTCCACCCGGATCGCCGCCTGCGCCGCGAGGCCCTGCGGCGTGGCTGGCCCGTGGTGGACTGGGGCGTGCCGGGCGGCGGAGGAGACGCGACGCTGGACGTCTCCTCTCGGTGA
- a CDS encoding myxosortase-dependent metalloprotease, MXAN_2677/MXAN_2678 family — MRSLPWFALAALALAAPGAEAQTYQRTLVPGRPFCVVWPGRDYLYHLDPTGSSRTPGDSELVAIEAAIASWRAVSSTCSDYTFTRGPDIAKPRVGYDKDSKDNQNVITFRERDCNDVVEPDDPCLDADTCSNDYSCWEHGGATIGLTTTTFSFRTGYILDADIELNAGTQGRGFLFTTVDSPPCEGGIQTTNCVATDVQNTVTHELGHVVGLDHVSVSGSTMEPTAPPGETHKRIIDVGSAAGFCDAYPRGLPPTQCGEIPDLGRHVQAVSRGTGVGCGAAPGALLAPVALLGLLALGRRRERPGEQGRVPRGSRE; from the coding sequence ATGCGCTCCCTTCCGTGGTTCGCCCTCGCCGCGCTCGCGCTCGCCGCTCCCGGGGCCGAGGCGCAGACGTACCAGCGCACCCTGGTTCCCGGCCGGCCCTTCTGCGTCGTCTGGCCCGGGCGTGATTACCTGTACCACCTGGATCCCACTGGTAGCAGCCGCACTCCCGGAGACTCCGAGCTCGTGGCCATCGAGGCCGCGATCGCTTCCTGGCGGGCGGTCTCCAGCACCTGCAGCGACTACACCTTCACCCGCGGCCCGGACATCGCGAAGCCCAGGGTGGGGTACGACAAGGACAGCAAGGACAACCAGAACGTCATCACCTTCCGCGAGCGGGACTGCAACGACGTCGTCGAGCCGGATGATCCGTGCCTCGATGCCGATACCTGCTCCAACGACTACTCCTGCTGGGAGCACGGTGGCGCCACCATCGGGCTGACCACCACCACGTTCAGCTTCCGCACCGGCTACATCCTCGATGCGGACATCGAGCTCAACGCGGGCACCCAGGGCAGGGGCTTCCTCTTCACCACCGTCGACTCGCCGCCGTGCGAGGGGGGGATACAGACCACCAACTGCGTCGCCACGGACGTGCAGAACACGGTCACCCACGAGCTGGGCCACGTCGTCGGGCTGGACCACGTGTCCGTGTCCGGTTCCACCATGGAGCCCACCGCGCCCCCGGGAGAGACGCACAAGCGCATCATCGACGTGGGGAGCGCCGCGGGCTTCTGCGACGCCTACCCCCGGGGCCTGCCCCCCACCCAGTGCGGTGAGATTCCCGATCTGGGCCGCCACGTCCAGGCGGTGTCGCGCGGCACGGGCGTGGGCTGCGGCGCGGCGCCCGGTGCGCTCCTCGCCCCGGTGGCGCTGCTGGGTCTGCTGGCGCTCGGCCGGCGCCGCGAGCGTCCTGGCGAGCAGGGCCGTGTCCCGCGCGGGTCGCGTGAGTAG
- a CDS encoding myxosortase-dependent metalloprotease, MXAN_2677/MXAN_2678 family: MIVASLLVSLALGQSSDPYVRSRVQQGNASSQCLFWTASTIRWQLSSVGNPKSSEAQKQNEFAAIRRSFQSWQDVFEDCGNLRFEEGPLVDGERNKVGYDPKGPNRNLVLFRSNRCEDVVPAGVRCDADADCGNTYDCWEDDERTIALTLTTYDEKSGIIYDSDIQLNAAHFVFTTVDSPPYPICPQPIASNPGNCVGTDVQNTMTHEIGHLIGLDHTQAVNSVMFPRAPVGETSKRIIDEGSRDFVCQTYPRGLASQSCFTPTPDSGASSAKLGGAAFGCSSTGAGTWLPAMTGFALLAWRRRRGGARP; encoded by the coding sequence GTGATCGTCGCTTCTCTCCTGGTCTCGCTCGCCCTCGGACAGAGCTCGGACCCCTACGTTCGCAGCCGGGTGCAGCAGGGCAACGCGAGCTCCCAGTGCCTCTTCTGGACGGCGTCCACCATCCGGTGGCAGCTCAGCAGTGTGGGCAACCCCAAGAGCTCGGAGGCCCAGAAGCAGAACGAGTTCGCGGCCATCCGCCGCTCCTTCCAGAGCTGGCAGGACGTCTTCGAGGACTGCGGCAACCTCCGCTTCGAGGAGGGGCCCCTGGTCGACGGCGAGCGCAACAAGGTGGGCTACGACCCCAAGGGTCCGAACCGCAACCTCGTCCTCTTCCGCTCCAACAGATGCGAGGACGTCGTTCCCGCCGGTGTCAGGTGCGACGCGGACGCGGACTGTGGCAACACCTACGACTGCTGGGAGGACGATGAGCGCACCATCGCCCTCACGCTCACCACCTACGACGAGAAGTCCGGCATCATCTACGACTCGGACATCCAGCTGAACGCGGCCCACTTCGTCTTCACCACCGTGGACAGCCCGCCCTATCCCATCTGCCCCCAGCCCATCGCCAGCAACCCCGGCAATTGCGTGGGCACCGACGTGCAGAACACCATGACACACGAGATCGGCCACCTGATCGGCCTGGACCACACCCAGGCGGTCAACTCCGTCATGTTTCCACGGGCCCCGGTGGGCGAGACGTCCAAGCGCATCATCGACGAGGGCTCGCGCGACTTCGTGTGCCAGACGTACCCCAGGGGCCTCGCCAGTCAGAGCTGCTTCACTCCCACGCCGGACTCGGGCGCCAGCTCGGCGAAGCTGGGAGGCGCGGCCTTCGGTTGTTCCAGCACCGGCGCCGGAACGTGGCTGCCCGCGATGACCGGTTTCGCCCTGCTCGCGTGGCGCCGCCGCCGGGGAGGCGCCCGCCCGTGA
- the gltX gene encoding glutamate--tRNA ligase, with protein MASVPRVRFAPSPTGYLHIGGARTALFNYLYARRHGGVFILRIEDTDQERSTPESVKAILDGLTWLGIDWDEGPGKEGPSAPYFQTQRLELYTKYAEQLIAEGKAYRCYCTREEIDARRAAVEKATGKPGTYKYEGTCRDRKDIPEGRTSVVRFRMPDGEGQVTFDDKVLGPITKAYSDLDDWVMLRADGIPLYNYGCVIDDHTMDITLVGRGQEHVNSTFPQLMLYQAFGWKPPEFAHFPLILGPDREKLSKRKHPEADVMLHKRNGVLPEALLNYVIRLGWSHGNDEVISRAQMVEWFDFDHVGTTSGVWSPDKLMWLNQQWLKMLPPAVVAETLVDFLVAKGVQVKKGDPRLERVVMAFRERAKTLQEMADTALKYFQHGVTLDEKAAAKHLTAESKPLLTQVREQVAALPQWSAASLDEVVKKVSEQAGVGMGKVAQPVRVAATGGTVSPGIGETLELLGREETLHRLDAALARP; from the coding sequence ATGGCATCCGTACCCCGCGTCCGTTTCGCGCCGTCCCCCACTGGCTACCTCCACATCGGTGGTGCCCGCACGGCCCTCTTCAACTACCTCTACGCGCGGCGCCACGGCGGCGTCTTCATCCTGCGCATCGAGGACACGGACCAGGAGCGCTCCACCCCCGAGTCCGTGAAGGCCATCCTCGACGGCCTCACCTGGTTGGGCATCGACTGGGACGAGGGCCCGGGCAAGGAGGGCCCCTCGGCGCCCTACTTCCAGACGCAGCGGCTGGAGCTGTACACGAAGTACGCCGAGCAGCTCATCGCCGAGGGCAAGGCGTACCGCTGCTACTGCACACGCGAGGAGATCGACGCGCGCCGCGCCGCCGTGGAGAAGGCCACGGGCAAGCCGGGCACCTACAAGTACGAGGGCACCTGCCGCGACCGCAAGGACATCCCCGAGGGCCGCACCTCCGTGGTGCGCTTCCGGATGCCGGACGGCGAGGGCCAGGTGACGTTCGATGACAAGGTGCTCGGGCCCATCACCAAGGCGTACTCGGACCTGGATGACTGGGTCATGCTGCGCGCCGACGGCATCCCCCTCTACAACTACGGCTGCGTCATCGACGACCACACCATGGACATCACCCTGGTGGGGCGTGGGCAGGAGCACGTCAACTCCACCTTCCCCCAGCTGATGCTCTACCAGGCCTTCGGGTGGAAGCCGCCCGAGTTCGCCCACTTCCCGCTCATCCTCGGGCCGGACCGCGAGAAGCTCTCCAAGCGCAAGCACCCCGAGGCGGACGTGATGCTGCACAAGCGCAACGGCGTGCTGCCCGAGGCGCTGCTCAACTACGTCATCCGCCTGGGCTGGAGCCACGGCAACGACGAGGTCATCAGCCGCGCGCAGATGGTGGAGTGGTTCGACTTCGACCACGTGGGCACCACGTCCGGCGTGTGGAGCCCGGACAAGCTGATGTGGCTCAACCAGCAGTGGCTCAAGATGCTGCCCCCCGCGGTGGTGGCCGAGACGCTGGTGGACTTCCTGGTGGCCAAGGGCGTGCAGGTGAAGAAGGGCGACCCGCGGCTGGAGCGCGTGGTGATGGCCTTCCGCGAGCGCGCCAAGACGCTCCAGGAGATGGCCGACACGGCCCTCAAGTACTTCCAGCATGGCGTGACGCTGGACGAGAAGGCCGCGGCCAAGCACCTCACCGCCGAGTCCAAGCCGCTGCTCACCCAGGTGCGCGAGCAGGTGGCCGCGCTGCCGCAGTGGAGCGCCGCCTCGCTGGACGAGGTGGTGAAGAAGGTGAGCGAGCAGGCCGGAGTGGGCATGGGCAAGGTGGCCCAGCCGGTGCGCGTGGCGGCGACGGGTGGCACGGTCAGCCCGGGTATCGGCGAGACGCTCGAGCTGCTGGGCCGCGAGGAGACCCTCCACCGGCTGGACGCGGCGCTCGCCCGGCCGTAG